The genomic DNA GACAGGTGCCCATGGATCGGGACGACTTACTCCACCACCTCCACCTCTGTCTTTGCCCTTTCCTTTGCCCTTGCCCTTCCCCTTGCCTTTCCCCGATGCTCCGTTATTGTCTCTGTCGGTTCCATCCACCTGGTTATTTTCGGGAGGAGGGCGCCGAGTAGTGGTGGTAGTTGTTCTTACCGTTGTGGTTGTTGGTGGCAGTGTAGTTGTAGTAGGTGGTTGCGTTGTTGTTGGCGGAGGTAGTGTTGTTGTTACTACTGGGGCATCCGGGTCCACCCAAAAACTATCCAGTTCTTCGTCAGCTAGAGACATCAGATACagtttaacatttttaattgaatttgattattatgaaatgtatctttaaattattttttaaaaacaggattGCACAAGAAGTGCTCAGACAGAACGGCTATTTCTTCTGACTAACCAGTTCCTCGTCACCTTTATGTTCTGACTACCCGAATTTTGTAActgattatgatttgttttttgaCGTGggaacaaatgaatgaataaaataaataaataaataaaataaataagcaaATATGTTAATCTTATCTGCAATTAGCATAAGTTCGGCAACTTACGATCTATCGCAATCATGATTACTCAGTTTTCTTAAAATTCTAGATGTTTTGTTAGACTTGTGTTTCGCCACCCGAATATTTCTATACATTTGTTTTCTCTAAATATCTGTATTTCGTCACCTTTATTTTCGTATACACTacattcaaattaaattgttgGAAGAATGCAAGATACCCTTGGCATATATGCCAGGCTTCCCAAAACCATTTTGGAGCACATTATACTCACGTAAGCATCCCGGAGCTTCCATGCATTGAACTACATCGTGGCTGATCCCTCGTAACTGGAAATCGACTCCGTTGTCAGGTTGGGGTTCGTCACCCTTTCCAAACGTGAAACAGAAGTAGCGCACTGCCTCGCACTCATAATTCTCCAGATAATACCTAGCATCTAGTAaagtaaaagataaacaaatcgGTCATCACTTAAAGCCCGGTCCGGACCCGTTGCATTGAAGTTAATATCATCGTAACTTTCTCATCCAATAGTAACTTCAGTGGCACCATGAGATCGACGGATGTTGAGCATCGTCATCATGGTAACCATTTTGGTGCCAAAGGTATCATAATGATATCTTATTCAATGGGATCCAGTAACACCGATATCACGTAAAGGCAACTGTTATAAACATAGATGAAACTGATTAGATCtatcagtggtctttcaatgaaagTTTAATAGTCTTAAAGATTTTACATGATTCAGAACCGATCTCGCAATGGTTTTCGATGTTTTTATAGGATCCAAAGTTTTGAAATGGTTCAAAACACAGTCTTTCAGGAAAACTATATATATTGTATTCAGGAAAACTATCTTTCAGCGTGTTCTTCCAGTATAGTCTCTCAATTAACTTCCATGATCTTTCGAAAAATGCTGGAAGATCATTTGTTGCATAAACATGATATCTGAAAAACCAATACAATGTTATTGAGTACTGAAAGACATTTGACAAATCACTCTAGGATTAACCAAAGTTCAGCAAGACAAGAGGTATTAGTAAGTCATCCAGATATTTCTCCAGAGGTTTCCGAAACCATTCCGCAGAGGCCCTAAACCCCATTAATCCCGAAGACTTCCGAAAGACCTTGCCAATGTCGGTCTTTCGAGGTTTTCAATGGTGTCCGTTCTTTGGCATGGGGGCCTTCAATAACATTATTTTCAGACAGCCCTACTGTcctaatatttcaaaaaaaggAAGTCGACCctacaaaaagttgatttgaactaAGAAGCAATACTCGATGTAtgtgttttcaattttgtgGCGTGTCGATTATATTGAGAAAGTTCCAACGCAAGTCCTGGATTGGCACTTTCTCACTAAAATTGACAGGATGGAATGAGTGGTGTCCGGACACTATGCAGATAATAAGAACAAAGTCTTTTGGTCtggattttctaaaaaaaaatcatgcattgaatagaaacaaattacaaataacAAACGAATCACCTAGCATTTGTGCTAGGTAACATTATCTGATTTTCTTTCGATCTATTGATGACATACTGATCGCAATAATAAATTCCTGAAATTGCTGTCTTGTGCGGACAAACAGCGCGTCCTGACAAACAACAACCGTGTATAAAACACACGCGGGGAAACTTTGATCAAAGTGCCAATTAGGGCATGCGCCTCCAGACGAGGTTCGGTTTGCTTACTGTTTATCTTGAACTTTTTGCCCTTCTTGTAAGTCTTTGATTGCAGGCTTTCGTCAAGGATCTGGTCGACGTACAGCATCTGAGTTCCACTTCCTTCTCGGTTGAAACTCGCCCACCCACTCATCTTCCAGAGGTTCTTCCCCTTGACCGAGGTGGTTCGGGCGTCCTCTCTGAAATTCACGACGAGGTCGACGTCTAGATAACGGGCCAGTCCGGTGTTGTAGTTAAATGATGCGTCGTAGTGAAAATCCAATCGCCTTCCGATTGCCACTGATCGagcagaaacaaaaataaatacggATGAATAAAGTACCCGCCCAAtcgatcaggggcccgttgcagaaagagttgcgatcaaacccgatcaaacgcaactcaaaaaatccTGCGCatcttgattttcagccaatgaagcacccgtATTCGGGAGTCTTGCACTTgttattttgacttgcgttacgcaactctttctgcaacaggcccctgacgTAGTACAATACATGCACACAATACGAGATAAGACATTATTTGACCATAATAACATGTAAAACAATAATAGCGAGCCAACGGCATCATTCTTGAAAGTTGGAATACAGTTGGCACGCTGGTAGTGTTTTTGGAACATGCAGGAAATTGGCGGggtagaagggggggggggtgcttagCTCAAATATCGTAAGTTTGATGGCCGTTACAGATGATTTGACGTTACATACGCCGAATTcagcaaaaagaaaatcaattaagaataaaatcaattgttttCTTAGCTCGCTAATTTTAAGCTTTTCCAATTCTTTGGTCGAAAAAATTCACTGTAAGCCAATACAAAACTAAGGCCCTACATAAAAACTTTGCATTACGTCGCagcattgaaataattttggccacttaatatcaacaaaattttgGCATCTCATTTGGTCTGCAGCCATGGAGCTATAGCTCCATGCACTATATAgctaaacaaaatgtaataagcatgaagatttaaaaaaaattggtcttTTACGTCCTTCAAACGTCTGGCGTAGatcattaatgattttgaaaatgctGCGATAGCTCTTGCATTCTTACAAGAGACTTTTCAAAATCACGCGTTAccaatcaaaatacaatatgGATAGGCCCTATTACACATAATTAGTACTATcgggggaaataaaaaaaacggggggggggcaaaactaCTTACTATAAGGGCAGACTCTGCAGCATACCCCTTCCACCTGGACAGGGTTAGCGCAGTTAGCACGTAAGCATCTCTCGGTTTCACAATTAGCCTGTCCGTCTTCGCAAACACAACTGACACAATCGGACTTCTTCCATTCTTCACCGGGAAGGTATTCCCGTCCCCCGGACCGACATGTCTGTCCCATGATCGACTTTGGTTGGAGAGGAGCTGGTtctgggaagaaaaaaaaatgtttgaaataaaattgtgcTTTGAAATTGTAGTGTCTTCTTCTTTctcatcctcctcttcttccttctacttcttctttttcccctttttgttctccttcttctttgttttcttatttCACTTCTGCAACTCGTTttccttcctcttctccttcttcccctTCTACCtctgttctttccttttcttcttctgtcCCTCCTTCCTTATCTACTTTAATCatattctttttctatttcttcttttcttgtttttcgaTCTCCTTATTCAGTCACGTAATTGGTGTGGAACCACTGTTTTATTTGAGTTCTAAATTCGATAACTGTTATTTAGGCCATATGCCATGTACGCCATTTAACCTTATTACAgtcaatgataataacaatgtaGATTCATGGTGTGTCGATAACCTTTAGCTTCCAGAAAATTCACCACTTCGGGATTCTAAaaacctttttcttttattttgccGAATCGTGAATATATTCTTCATGATTGCAAGACTTGAATAactgtttttgttgttgaattTTAGTACTTTGTCATTCTCACTTATGGAATAAATACTCTCAATTTTTATGGCTCTTGACGGTTCTGAAGAGCGAAGCATCGACAGACAATAGGAAGTTTTCGCAACCGCCACGCAGTCGTtgccgggggggccacttacattggcgagtggataccattcgcgaccaaaaaaacacgtaaaaaggatgtctttttcacgatagggcacgttacgtacgtaacgtgataagggtgtcaaaaacacaaaaataatgaaaaaagggtatctatttcgctaggaaaattacgtgtttagggtcgaatttgcggggatgataaaacaaaattaaaatgttttataaaggatgtcctttttgccccaacacttcgtgtttagagtctgatttgcgcgaggtgtagataGCGGGGTCGTTCTAAACCAGTAAGGTAAAGcggacgaccgaaggacccgtaacaataaaacattcctgtacttgtttaggggttcatttcaggaaatatttgccaagataatcgttttgtttccaatacttgttaagggtagggtttgacaccccaatacttgttaaggggtgcattttcagaatatggaaattacgtgtttagggtgcttttcgagaccccatggtcgcgcatggtatccactcgtgaatggaagtgcccccccccccggcagtCGTTGGTATGAGCAGTGGTATAGATCAgatagttacttcatggacaattttggtcaccTTTCATtgtgataggcagatttcaaagcaagatattatgcaagcatgccttacatagcaggatgaggAAATTGATCGATCGGGTGACGTTTTATAGCACTCCAATTAACACTCTATGAACGTGTTTGGTACATTTTTAGTTTGCAATATGCATATTTtagcatgttgtacaatgtacttaATTGGCAAATTGGAAATactagtcgttcgtggacgcattgtttttAGTGGATGCcgcaatttaaaagaaaatcaagacatcaaacttggtgcttatctcattaaattttaaaccaccatgtcactttattaccaatgaccttcctctgatcatttgcagtcttctgatcatgcgcagagtggaactacgaactggcttattacgGAGTTAACGGGCCATTACCACATAATCTTATCTCTTtgttcctctctctcttcccctaaTTTTTATCCTTTCCTCCCTTATCACAACATGATCGAAACATCACATGGGCAACCACCCATGCCCCCGCAAGCGCCCTTGTCTTTAGCCCACATATGTCCCAACCAACAGACCGCTATATTCGTAGGTCAGTATTCTTCAGTCGGAGTTTAGCTTTGCTCTTAAGTTTCACATTAAACCGGATTTTTACTGATCCATTAAGATCGAGGTTCAATtgaaaccagacttcagaatacggaccataGACAGATAGAGGCCAACGTTAGAACTTACCGTCACAGCGTGGGGCTCGCACACACTTCCTTACATCTTTCCTTTCGTCATCGGTTCCGGTAAATATGAATTCCAACTGCGTCCTTGTAACGGGTGCATCGCCCCGGGCAAAACTGACGCAGATATACCGGACAGCTTCACACGACGGcggaacaaggtcaaaggttatttcaTCAATGACGAAATCGGTGTCTCTTTTATGTGACTTTGACGACTGACGTGCGGTAAGGACTTGATCGACGTAGCCATGCCAAGCTCCTCCGCCGTCCGGTTGACTGCTC from Lytechinus variegatus isolate NC3 chromosome 8, Lvar_3.0, whole genome shotgun sequence includes the following:
- the LOC121420170 gene encoding uncharacterized protein LOC121420170 produces the protein MEGLILNKSLMAKRVFLVWISVIFGGAFNGLVQGGDGWDTASHGKVYSSDPLPCTFKGEMYFHADSWVIDRDTECHCNDSDVICDVMTCPYLDCDNPIPIPKEPCPICFHNVIAQLLNVKLHPLNDVMTAYVPVTLTFDIDVLFEEYSQTTSVTGKRLWKVSAWGSSQPDGGGAWHGYVDQVLTARQSSKSHKRDTDFVIDEITFDLVPPSCEAVRYICVSFARGDAPVTRTQLEFIFTGTDDERKDVRKCVRAPRCDEPAPLQPKSIMGQTCRSGGREYLPGEEWKKSDCVSCVCEDGQANCETERCLRANCANPVQVEGVCCRVCPYMAIGRRLDFHYDASFNYNTGLARYLDVDLVVNFREDARTTSVKGKNLWKMSGWASFNREGSGTQMLYVDQILDESLQSKTYKKGKKFKINNARYYLENYECEAVRYFCFTFGKGDEPQPDNGVDFQLRGISHDVVQCMEAPGCLPDEELDSFWVDPDAPVVTTTLPPPTTTQPPTTTTLPPTTTTVRTTTTTTRRPPPENNQVDGTDRDNNGASGKGKGKGKGKGKGKDRGGGGGVSRPDPWAPVYSEVEPRPPRPCVTRSAEHGHGERWKTDPCTKCKCNDAAIRCVIKSCPPYYCFDPIFLDDQCCPFCPANVVVTRVAPSLMSNIRELTPGQRFQLTFMVNVTFRDSWDTTSVSGEDLWKLSMWTSRKPEGTNPNNMVDQVLSDQQRVKKYIWGKPFAFKGVGYELEVNDCPDVRFVCIKFGQSENPQTKHGFGFFLQTLPNDHVLEVCMRLPDCRR